The Bacteroidia bacterium genome segment CCTACGTTCATTACAGAAACAGGAATTGCTCGGGGAGTTGATATAAATTTAAAATTACAGACCAAAAAGTTATATCTCTCGGCTGTTTATGGGCTATCAAAATCTGAACGGAATGACTTTATTACGACTTATTTTCCGGTTTTTGACCGCCGCCATAATGTTAATTTAGTGGCTAACTATAAGACCGGCGATATTGAGGGAAAATTTTCCCGCGAAGCCAAATGGGAATTCGGTTTACGTTGGTCATTGGGTTCAGGATTCCCTTTTACCCAAACCCAAGCACTGTTTGAAAAATTATACTTCTGGAATAACGGCTCACAAGCACCCGTTTTAAACCAAAATGGAAATTTAACTATCATGCTAAGTGATGCCTATAACGGATCTCGCCTACCGTATTTTCACCGATTAGATATTACTGCTAAACGAAAATTCAGCATAAAAGATAAATTTTTATTAGAAATAAACATTAATACTTTTAATACCTATAACCGAGAAAATGTTTTTTATTTTGATAGAATTAGAAATACACGTGTAAACCAACTACCATTAGTGCCAACAGCCGGAATATCATTCCTCTGGTAAATACAATAACACTACAAGATAAATCATAATAGATTGATAATTAATCACTAAATTCTCTTAGTAATTAGAAGAATTATCATTAGAAAATAGCATTTCTAAAATACCATAATAGGTTGTTGGATTGTTATTTAAAATATAAATTGTTTTAGAATAGCATTCAGTTATTTGTTCATTGAAAAGTCCGAACTTTGCCCTGATGATTGAAAGAAGAAGAAAGATAGTGGCTGGTAATTGGAAGATGTATTTAACCTTACCTGAGGCACGTGAACTTGCTTTGCAAATTGTTACAGGTGTAATGAACCAACCCTCACCGGTATCGGTTATTTTGGCACCCAGTTTTCCTTTTTTAAGTACTGTTCATTCTGTTATTGAAGGGCGAGATAACATTCTTTTAGCAGCTCAAAATCTACATGAAGCTAATTTGGGAGCGTTTACCGGAGAAGTTTCTGCTGCTATGCTACGGTCGGTTGGTTGTAAAGCGGTGATAATAGGTCATTCTGAACGTAGGCAGATTTTTGGAGAAACTGACGAAAGATTAGCTCGCAAGATGACCACTGCTTTATCTACTGGTTTTACACCTATTTTCTGCATAGGCGAAACACTCCAAGAACGCCAACAAAACCAAACTTTTTCCGTCATCGAACGTCAGTTATCTTTAGGCTTATTTGGCTTAGGAGA includes the following:
- the tpiA gene encoding triose-phosphate isomerase, which encodes MIERRRKIVAGNWKMYLTLPEARELALQIVTGVMNQPSPVSVILAPSFPFLSTVHSVIEGRDNILLAAQNLHEANLGAFTGEVSAAMLRSVGCKAVIIGHSERRQIFGETDERLARKMTTALSTGFTPIFCIGETLQERQQNQTFSVIERQLSLGLFGLGETDFEKVIIAYEPVWAIGTGQVASDTQAQEVHGFIREKIAQNYSPEISNQTTILYGGSVKPENALGLFSQPDIDGGLIGGASLKAKDFLSIIESATKAYSA